The genomic segment CCGGGTGCCGGGGGACCTGTCGGTGGTGGCCGTCTGCCCCGACGAACTGGCGGAGCGCTCCTCCGTCCCGCTGACCTCGGTGGCCATACCGGCGGCCGAACTCGGTGCGCGCGCCGTGGACCTGCTGATACGGCGGCTCGCCGGCGATCCCGTGGCGGAGTCCACGCTCCTGCCGCCGCGGCTGACGGTCCGGTCGAGCACGGGACCCCGGGGATAGCGGCCCCCGGGGGACGGCGGCGGCCCGGGGCGCCCGGCCCCGGGCCGTGCGCCCGGTGCGGCGGCCGCTCGGCGGACAAACCCCTCAGACGGCCGGGTCCGACGGGCCGGGAGGCTGGCTGCCACCGGACGCACCGCCCTGCTGCTGCGCGGCCTGCTGCTCTTCCACGGACTGGTGGACCTTCTCCATGTCCAGGTCGCGGGCCTGGCCGATGATGTCCTCCAGGGCCGGCTCGGGCAGGGCCCCCGGCTGGGCGTACACCGCGACGTTCTCCCGGACGACCATCAGCGTCGGGATGGACTGGATGTTGAAGGCCGCGGCGAGCTCGGGCTGGGCCTCCGTGTCGACCTTGGCGAAGACCAGGTCGGAGTGGCGGTCGGCGGCCTTCTCGTACACGGGTGCGAACGTGCGGCAGGGGCCGCACCAGGAGGCCCAGAAGTCGATCAGGACGAAGTCGTTGGCGGAGACGACCTCGTCGAAGTTCTCCTTGGTCAGCTCGACCGTGCTCATATGTCCTACCTGCTTCCAGAGACGTCTTGTTCGTTCTGTTCGTTCTGTATTCGTTCTGTTCGGTCCTCCCGGAACCCCGCCGGCTGCCGTTTCCGGGGACCGGGCTTCCGGAGATCAGGGGGAGCCTGTCCGGATCCCGCCGGTTCATGTGACCGACTTCCCGGAGCGTTGTGAGGATGGCCGGAAAGGGCACTCGGAAGACCCACGAGTACCCGGATACGGAGAGGCGGAACAGGAATGAGCCGGACGCCGGACGCGAGCGCGGCGGGAGCGGTGGAACCGCCCGAGGCAGGAGGAAACGGAGGGGCGGCGGGGCCGGAGGGGACGGGGGAGCGGCACGGGGCACCCGGTGCGGCGCCCGGTCCCGGCCGGACCCCTGCCGGGACCGGTGCGCACAGTCCCCGGGCGCCGCGCGAGCAGGTGTACGACGTGATCGTGCTCGGCGGAGGCGCCGTCGGTGAGCACGCCGCCGGAAGCGCCCGTGCCGCCGGACTGTCCGTCGCCGTGGTGGAGAGCGAGCTGCTCGGCGGTGACTGCTCGTACTGGGCGTGCATGCCCAGCAAGGCGCTGCTGCGGCCGGTGTCCGCGCTCGCCGCGGCGCGGGGCGTCGCGGGCTCGCGGGAGGCGGTCACCGGGCCCCTCGCCCCGGGGCCCGTACTCGACCGGCGGGACGCCTTCGTGTCGCACTGGGAGGACGGCGGGCAGGTGGACTGGCTGCTGTCCGAGGGGGCCGAGCTGGTCCGGGGGCACGGGCGGCTCGACGGACCGCGGCGGGTGGTCGTCCGTCCGGCCGAGGGGCCCGAGCACATCCTGACCGCGCGGCACGCCGTGGTCGTGGCCACGGGCAGCCGGCCCCGGCTGCCGGAGCTGCCGGGGCTGCCCGGCGCGCGGCCGTGGACCAGCCGGGAGGCCACCAGCTCGCGGGAGATCCCGGAACGGCTGGCCGTGGTGGGCGGTGGCGTGGTCGCCGTGGAGATGGCCTGTGCCTGGCAGGCCCTCGGCTCCTCCGTCACGATGTTCGTCCGCGGTGAGGAACTGCTGCGGCGGATGGAGCCCTTCGTGGGCGAACTGGTGGCCGAAGGGCTGGCGGCGGCCGGGGTGGAGATCCGCACCGGGGTGAGCGTGGCCGAGGTGCGGCGGGCGTCGGCCGGCAGCACGGTGACGCTGGTGCTGGACGGCGTCGGGGAGAGCGAGGCCGACGAGGTGCTGTTCGCCACCGGGCGGGAGCCGCGCACCGATCGCATCGGGCTGGAGACGGTCGGCCTGCGGCCCGGCGCATGGCTGGAGGTGGACGACTCCTGCCGGGTCGGGGACGTGGACGGCGACTGGCTGTACGCCATCGGGGACGTCAACCGGCGGGCGCTCCTCACCCACCAGGGCAAGTACCAGGCCCGGATCGCCTCGGCGGCCATCGCCGCCCGCACGCTGGGCGGC from the Streptomyces xinghaiensis S187 genome contains:
- the trxA gene encoding thioredoxin, producing the protein MSTVELTKENFDEVVSANDFVLIDFWASWCGPCRTFAPVYEKAADRHSDLVFAKVDTEAQPELAAAFNIQSIPTLMVVRENVAVYAQPGALPEPALEDIIGQARDLDMEKVHQSVEEQQAAQQQGGASGGSQPPGPSDPAV
- a CDS encoding dihydrolipoyl dehydrogenase family protein, whose translation is MIVLGGGAVGEHAAGSARAAGLSVAVVESELLGGDCSYWACMPSKALLRPVSALAAARGVAGSREAVTGPLAPGPVLDRRDAFVSHWEDGGQVDWLLSEGAELVRGHGRLDGPRRVVVRPAEGPEHILTARHAVVVATGSRPRLPELPGLPGARPWTSREATSSREIPERLAVVGGGVVAVEMACAWQALGSSVTMFVRGEELLRRMEPFVGELVAEGLAAAGVEIRTGVSVAEVRRASAGSTVTLVLDGVGESEADEVLFATGREPRTDRIGLETVGLRPGAWLEVDDSCRVGDVDGDWLYAIGDVNRRALLTHQGKYQARIASAAIAARTLGGGALETRAAEDTGRWGAHAATADSAAVPQVVFGEPEAASVGLTTAEAERLGYRVRAVDQDLGAVAGAGLYADHYRGRARMVVDLDREVLLGATFVGPGVAELLHSATVAVAGEVPVDRLWHAVPAFPTMSEVWLRLLQKYRQGTAPRG